The segment AAGTCCGTACACCGTAAGGCCACCATCCAATACATCTGTCCGCAGTGCGGCAAACCCTTCAAGGAAAAACCTTATTTCGAAAAGCACCTTAAAAGCCACGACCCTAACATCCAACCGGAATTCCAATGCTCCATATGCCTTAAGGCTTTGACTTGCGCCAAATACTTGCAGGCACACCTGCTCAAGCGCCATTCTGGAGAATCGAAATTTCCTTGCTTCTCCAGAAAGTACTGCTGTGATATTTGCGGTAAGCAGATGCTGAAAAAGAACTTAAAGGTACACATGATGTCGCACACTGGGGAGAAACCCTACAGTTGCGAGGACTGTGAAAAACGATTTGTAACTAGGAAGTGTCTGAGGATTCATCAAAGGATTCACACCAAAGAGAAACCTTATTTGTGCGCATTGTGCGGGAAGAGATTCACTCAGAAGTACTCAGTGACTGTACACATGAGATATCACACTGGGGAGAGGCCACATAAATGTGATATGTGCCCCAAGGAGTATGTTACGAAGTCTGAGTTGAAGAATCATGTGTGTAGAGTTGAGATTAAGCAGGAGGTTAATTCAGACTGTGAAGCAGATTGTTTATGAGGTTTGTGCATTCAGGGAACACCGACACTGAACTAACCCGAATAACTTAACTGTTATCCTGGATCCTTGGAAATGCAGTTTGGGGCACTcaaattcctaaaaatataatttcattatacGGCACCGAAAATGAGTTTCCTAGTTGGTTGGTTAACTGTActgaaaatacatatttcCTACCAGCGTACGGAAAAATGCCACTTTCCGAATTGCTAATGAAATTCAAAGCCTAATAATGAAAAGTATCATTCATTACACATCTTCACCAGATTGAAATTTAAGCCTATTTTTGGTACCTGAATGTTCGAGAGACTGACATGTAAACTAAGAAAGTGTGTACGTACTATGCCAAAAAGAAAGCTAGGATTAAGATAGCATGAATGACATTTCTGCTTGTTCATctgataaaataatgaaatgaaacTTCTACTTTATAGAGTCGATTTCTGCCATAAATATTGCTAGTTTGGAAAGTTGTTTACAAGTCAAGAACATCAATTTATCTGGAACAAGTTACTCAATTCGAAGTATTGTTAATCGTTTTCATCGTTACATGTTCGAAATTTTCCCGTACTTACATGACTTCCTTGGAAACCTATTTCTCGgacttctaataaaatatatacaaactATATAAAAGCGATATTACCACCCtgtaaattttcacaaatttcttTATACAAGTCTCTAGCGATGGTTTTTTAACAACTGAAAAATTACCTAACAATGTTTATTTCGGGGTATTGTTACTGGTCAAAATTCTGCATTAAGCagtttttattgattaataattaattaatgatagTTTCCggcaataataatttgattcAAGTAATGAATTTATGTGCctatttgatttgatttttaatgtattgtaataaatcgtgtatttttataaaataaaaacgaagtTTTCCTATCTCCACTATTACCATCCACACACAACACATAaccttttcttatttttttaggcTTCAATGTACAATTTGCAGCAAAACCTTCTCCACTGTAGGTAACTTAAAACGGCACTCCTACCTTCACTCAGACCATCGCAAGTATGAGCACTTCTTCTGCGCAATTTGCCAACTTTCCttcgaaaacaacaattttctgcAAGCCCACttcaaaaaaatgcattcCCGCACTAGTGCAGAAAGCGGCCCGCAATGTCCCTTTTGCAAAAAGTCTTTCAGAAACCATCTGAAAGCCTTGAAGAATCACGTGTGGACCCAACATGACTCTAGCTATTCATTCAGGTTTCAGTGCTCCATCTGCGATAAAATAATGACTTATGAAAGCAGTTACATTAAGCACGTGCAAACTCATAATGTAGACGAACCAGACTACAGGAAGCGCAGAAGCATCTGCGAAATATGCGGCAAAGAAGTGCTGAAGAAGAATATAAGGCCGCATATGAAGGTTCATCTGGGAATCAAGCCGCAAAAGTGCGAGTTTTGCGGAAAGTCTTTTGCAACTCATAAGATTTTGAGACATCACATTCGTACTCACACCAAGGAGAAACCGCATAAATGCCCGATATGTTTGAAGGGCTTTTCTCAACCCTATACGGTGACAATACATATGAGACATCATACTGGAGAGAAACCCTTTTCGTGTTCGGTATGCGGAAAAGGGTTTGCTACTAAGCCACAGTTGAGGATTCACAGGTGTAAAGGGCCTGAACCGGCGAGAATAGGGGAGGTTAAAGTCGAAGGGTCTTGAGAGGAAAATCTCTGCATCTTCGAAATTTGTACCCATGTGTTCCATGAATGAAATTGAGGAAACATTCCaattatgtttaaataaagCAATCCTCAATTGAATCACAAAATTTTAggccaaattaaaatttaaatatattgtgAACCGGTGACACGGATTTTGTTGCGGGGTTCCTTAAAGATTTTGATTGAGTAATAGACATACGCATGATGTTACAGGATGTTGAATAAAAACGAAGGCAATCGCTTGATTTAAAGTGAAGTCAGACCCAGGAGGGGAGATCGGGTTGCCCCTTAGGTACCGACTATTAAATGGGCTCACCATTCTGCAATCGCTAAAACTAAAAGATTTTAAGTGTTTTCAAATTGTGGGTCCCCTGTTAAGTAGCACTTATCAGTGCACTGTTGGCTTACGTTAACTTCCAAGATGCTCAATTTCTTGTGTGGCTCCTGTTTGAGTTTTGTTTAAACAGTCTTCGTGTCCGCGGGAATCGAAGAAAATTCtttcgaataaaaattaagaagcACAAAAATCAAATCGATGGTTCCtcagatattaaatttttggttttggcctaaaatttcatcatttttgtcttaatttttaagtactgtatttttatacatatacaataaTGTTGTTGTTGAACCTATAatgttttactttatttttaatttgaaatttttgtgaaatgttCAAATACACAAACCATATCAAACATtcgcatttatttaaaatctcaCTAGTTAAACTGTCCAAAAATCGCGACACATAAGCTAAccacaataaattattttagatgcGCAGAATTGGACCAAGAAGATTTAGTCTCAATTAAAATAGACGATGAGACAATCGACGACAACAACACAATCTCGATTAACATAGACGATGGTTTCATAGACAACCCTCCAATCGAGCAGTATCAATGCGGCATTTGCTGCACGATTTTCTCCAGCAAGACTGACTTTATAGAGAAGCATTTGAATGTTTTCGCTAAGAAGTTGACTTGCTGCAAGTGCAATCAGAGTTTTAATACTTCTGATGACATGTACGACCATCATGAGGTTCATAAGGAGGATGAGAGCTACGGGGCCATGTTCCAGGACCAGAATTCTGAAGGAGAGGAGTTGATTGTTATGAAAGAGGGTCAGCACTTGGTGGAGGTGAGGCAGCCTGATGGGACTGATATGGTTTACATCTTGGATGAGATTATAATGGGGGAGGACGAGTTATTGCAGGGTGAGGAATCTAAGAAAAGTGTTGTTAAGAAGCCTTTGAAGCCTGAGCAGTTAGTGAATTTCGATCACGGTTATGTGCTGTCTGAGGTAGTTTCTAGCAATGCCATATCGTTGAACTCAGTCCCTACAACCAAACGCGCTTATACCCCCCCAAAATCCCGCATCACACCTTTGAAGAAACGTCACGAAGTGCCTGACTTCTCGATAACAGAGTTTATAGAAATGGAACCCAGTGAAGAGTTTGATGCTTTGCACTACAAATGCCAGAGGTGCGAACAACTTTTCATCAACACATTCGGATTCTATCGTCATTTTGAGAAGGGCAAATGTTATGTTAACGGATGCGATATATGCGGTTCTAGTTTTACTAGCAACAGCGATTTCTATGCTCACTATGTAGCTGAACACCCCGACAGGGCCATTTGCAACTTTTGCTTCCGGACTTTTATGTATGAGAAGAATGTAAAAGAACACATGTTAAGGCACTTGGACCAGTTCAGGCACCGCTGCGAGCAATGCAGCAAAGGGTTCTACACGGTGCGAGAATACCGGAACCACTACAAAAATAGGCATATGGGAATTAGGCACACATGCGAGGTGTGCGGAAGGAGTTTTGCCGATGAATACTATTTTAGAAAGCACATTGATACGCATAAGAAGGTCTCTAACCGAAATGCGGTGGTTGCTGAAGTTGTCGATGAGGCTGTCGAGTAGTTTTTAAGTAGTTTCAGTTTGTCCTTGTTTGAATTTAGCGTGGGGCTATGTGATTTTTGGTtggaatattttccaatatctCATAAGCGGGTAATCTACAGTGTTAACCCCATCtaaaatcctaattttaattggatttcTCTAGGGAAAATCGCGTTCGGGTACCAGCTTATGGCGAGAAAAGTCGCATTAGTGCGAAAAGAGACAAAAGTTTTCTCTATTGTTCtgacataaaatattaattagtagATAAAGTTTCATTCGAATTTTTAGGAAAGTTAGTCAATTCGTGAGGAGTTTTGTCGAATTATCATATTTCTCCGTTCGGGACTAGCAATATCACAAAATCGGATGTTTTCGAATATTTCAATGACCAATCggaatatgttaaattttaaaacggacTATAGAACTCTATAGAAGTTTTTCAGAAAGGTTCTGAGTTTTAAAGGCCAAGAATTAATTTCCCTAAGTCACATTTTATTGATCGTCATTCACAATTTCTGTATCTCAGAAAGTGCATTTTGAAAGAgtacaaacaacaaaaaaatcaactggAACGGAGAGATGGTTATAAAccaa is part of the Euwallacea similis isolate ESF13 chromosome 17, ESF131.1, whole genome shotgun sequence genome and harbors:
- the LOC136414528 gene encoding zinc finger and BTB domain-containing protein 41-like isoform X25, which translates into the protein MDNPGEILRLCRLCLVKDQVNIPIFEEQGDIRQTFLKIRSCLPVKVSRDDKLPKKICGGCSNKLDLFYEFWSSTANSEKTLQSWLGQEEEDDKMQEITKPVEALVKEESEALEDGHAHDQSFDEATKDEAEAPPAKRARRTAAVKAQINISHDSDEDEDVDGAEPITKIEDESDDSDGEEKDPSYTEVPGTSADDQAGPSGLGKDGVEAPCAELDQEDLVSIKIDDETIDDNNTISINIDDGFIDNPPIEQYQCGICCTIFSSKTDFIEKHLNVFAKKLTCCKCNQSFNTSDDMYDHHEVHKEDESYGAMFQDQNSEGEELIVMKEGQHLVEVRQPDGTDMVYILDEIIMGEDELLQGEESKKSVVKKPLKPEQLVNFDHGYVLSEVVSSNAISLNSVPTTKRAYTPPKSRITPLKKRHEVPDFSITEFIEMEPSEEFDALHYKCQRCEQLFINTFGFYRHFEKGKCYVNGCDICGSSFTSNSDFYAHYVAEHPDRAICNFCFRTFMYEKNVKEHMLRHLDQFRHRCEQCSKGFYTVREYRNHYKNRHMGIRHTCEVCGRSFADEYYFRKHIDTHKKVSNRNAVVAEVVDEAVE